Proteins from a genomic interval of Musa acuminata AAA Group cultivar baxijiao chromosome BXJ1-9, Cavendish_Baxijiao_AAA, whole genome shotgun sequence:
- the LOC135594121 gene encoding uncharacterized protein LOC135594121, whose translation MTSGHKLLTFMDAFLGYNQIRMAPKDHEYTASIMDRGVYCHKVMPSDMKNSDAIYQRMINQMFEYHIRRNMEVYVDMIVKSKVSNTHLGDLTETFRKPKRFSMRLNPIKCTFGVSSGKFLGFIIHQRGICMNPKMTQAITKMQSP comes from the coding sequence ATGACCTCAGGGCACAAACTCCTCACGTTCATGGATGCCTTCttgggctacaaccaaatccgtATGGCTCCTAAGGACCATGAGTATACAGCCTCCATCATGGACAGAGGTGTCTACTGTCACAAAGTCATGCCCTCCGACATGAAGAATTCTGATGCAATATATCAGAGGATGATAAATCAGATGTTCGAATATCATATTaggaggaacatggaagtatatGTGGACATGATTGTGAAGAGCAAAGTCTCCAACACCCATCTGGGAGACCTTACTGAGACATTCCGAAAGCCCAAAAGGTTTAGTATGCGTCTCAACCCCATCAAGTGCACCTTCGGAGTCAGCTCGGGCAAGTTCCTCGGCTTCATCATCCATCAAAGGGGCATATGCATGAATCCCAAAATGACCCAGGCGATAACTAAAATGCAATCCCCTTAG